A portion of the Lysinibacillus timonensis genome contains these proteins:
- the pyrF gene encoding orotidine-5'-phosphate decarboxylase has protein sequence MNLKPIIALDFPSEVEVFDFLNHFDEPLFVKIGMELYLQEGPSIVQKVKEQGHDIFLDLKLHDIPNTVKSAMKGLASLGVDLVNVHAAGGVKMMEGALEGLEAGTPSGHKRAALIAVTQLTSTTEQQMQEEQKIQLGLMESVLHYAQVTKKAGLDGVVCSVHEARIIREVCGDDFLRVTPGIRLAGGESHDQQRIATPDGARQNGSSLIVVGRAITNAQNPVAAYRTVADLWEVK, from the coding sequence ATGAACTTGAAACCAATCATCGCGCTAGACTTCCCAAGTGAAGTAGAAGTATTTGATTTTTTAAATCACTTCGATGAACCACTGTTTGTTAAGATTGGCATGGAGCTTTATCTACAAGAGGGACCTAGTATTGTACAAAAGGTTAAAGAACAGGGGCATGATATATTTCTAGACCTAAAGCTCCATGATATACCGAATACTGTAAAATCAGCGATGAAAGGTTTGGCTAGTTTAGGTGTAGATTTAGTAAACGTTCATGCAGCAGGTGGAGTAAAAATGATGGAGGGTGCACTTGAGGGTTTAGAAGCAGGCACTCCTTCAGGTCATAAACGTGCAGCATTAATTGCAGTGACTCAATTAACATCCACTACAGAACAACAAATGCAAGAAGAACAAAAAATACAACTAGGTTTAATGGAATCCGTGTTACATTATGCTCAAGTGACGAAAAAAGCGGGTCTAGATGGTGTTGTCTGTTCCGTTCATGAGGCGCGGATAATTCGTGAAGTATGTGGTGATGATTTCTTACGCGTAACACCAGGAATTCGTCTAGCCGGTGGCGAAAGTCACGATCAGCAACGAATTGCAACACCAGATGGAGCACGTCAAAACGGTTCATCTTTAATAGTTGTTGGACGAGCTATTACAAATGCACAGAATCCAGTTGCAGCGTATAGAACTGTTGCTGATTTATGGGAGGTTAAATAA
- a CDS encoding HEAT repeat domain-containing protein — MIQLSINLLIKIILILLAFCLLLIIYLISYSVLEKRRFLNKKKYIKKTKNDWYRYLLGDGSFNKVLIPKNNTEIEAVEEILISYIKGLSNDFIQVKIDQFNKYYLHSHYRRNLKSRSKSKRLKALNKIFDFRISELVIECEKMEKYRLSKEEKFQILKIKSVLQKDEFFEKFIFYRNIFTEFEYKQIFVNLNEEVLVQLLLKIDWLKENAQYALLETIAIKRDLSFMEGLENLLDSDNLEIRLRVLKSLEKIGVVNKLERFIPFVFSTFWEERLMVTKLFSHVPLDHTYKYLKILLEDSNWNVRVQAANTIVMDQSGIERLREFIITSTDQYAIDMAKEVLIRRLDEYEYH, encoded by the coding sequence ATGATACAACTCTCGATTAACCTCCTTATAAAAATCATTCTAATTCTATTAGCTTTTTGTCTATTGTTAATAATATATTTAATAAGCTATAGTGTCCTTGAAAAAAGAAGATTTTTAAATAAAAAGAAATATATAAAAAAAACCAAAAATGATTGGTATCGATATTTATTAGGGGATGGGAGTTTTAATAAAGTATTAATACCTAAAAATAATACAGAAATTGAGGCAGTTGAAGAAATTTTAATATCTTATATTAAAGGGCTTTCAAATGATTTTATTCAAGTGAAAATTGATCAATTCAATAAATATTATTTACATTCCCACTATAGAAGAAATCTTAAAAGTAGAAGTAAAAGTAAACGATTAAAAGCTCTCAACAAGATTTTTGATTTCCGAATAAGTGAACTAGTGATAGAATGTGAAAAAATGGAAAAGTATAGACTTTCGAAAGAAGAGAAGTTTCAGATATTAAAAATTAAATCCGTTTTACAAAAAGATGAATTTTTTGAAAAATTTATTTTCTATAGAAATATTTTTACCGAATTTGAGTATAAGCAAATATTTGTAAACCTTAATGAGGAAGTGTTAGTTCAATTATTATTAAAGATTGACTGGTTAAAGGAAAATGCTCAGTATGCATTACTAGAAACAATAGCTATAAAAAGAGATTTAAGTTTTATGGAGGGACTAGAAAATTTACTAGACTCTGATAACCTTGAAATACGTTTACGTGTCTTAAAGAGCTTAGAAAAAATAGGTGTTGTTAATAAACTAGAGCGATTTATACCATTTGTTTTCTCAACTTTCTGGGAAGAGAGACTAATGGTGACGAAATTATTCTCGCATGTTCCTCTAGACCATACCTATAAGTATTTAAAAATATTGTTGGAAGACAGTAATTGGAATGTAAGAGTACAAGCAGCAAATACGATAGTGATGGATCAAAGTGGAATAGAAAGATTAAGGGAATTTATTATTACATCTACTGATCAATATGCAATCGATATGGCAAAAGAAGTCCTAATCAGAAGGTTGGATGAGTATGAATATCATTGA
- a CDS encoding dihydroorotate dehydrogenase electron transfer subunit, with protein sequence MIQQERMTVVQQEKIAKNIFELTLQGQIVQDMTPGQFVHIRVSDSFEPLLRRPISIANINKESNEFTLIYRAEGRGTEILSQKQIGDEVDVLGPLGNGFPVDAVPSSGTALLVGGGIGVPPLYELSKQLNSRGIRTIHVFGFATEDVTFYEEKFSSLGDTHYVTVDGTFGSKGFVTDILEEIKPEFDTFYACGPLPMLRALENFYPDKQGYLSFEERMGCGIGACFACVCKTTDKVEKDYIKVCSDGPVFAKGVVKL encoded by the coding sequence ATGATTCAACAAGAAAGAATGACGGTAGTGCAGCAAGAGAAAATAGCTAAAAATATTTTCGAACTAACATTGCAAGGACAAATTGTTCAGGATATGACTCCTGGACAATTTGTCCATATACGTGTGTCTGATTCCTTTGAGCCTTTATTAAGAAGACCGATTAGTATTGCAAATATTAATAAAGAATCAAATGAATTTACATTAATTTACCGTGCAGAAGGTCGGGGAACAGAGATCTTGTCTCAAAAGCAAATCGGTGATGAGGTTGATGTACTCGGACCATTAGGAAATGGGTTTCCAGTCGATGCAGTACCTAGCAGTGGGACGGCCCTATTAGTTGGAGGAGGTATTGGGGTTCCCCCTCTTTACGAACTATCCAAACAATTAAATAGCCGTGGCATAAGAACAATTCATGTATTTGGTTTTGCAACTGAAGATGTGACGTTTTATGAAGAAAAGTTTTCATCATTAGGTGATACACATTATGTTACAGTTGATGGAACTTTTGGTTCCAAAGGCTTTGTTACAGATATATTAGAGGAAATAAAACCAGAATTTGATACTTTCTACGCGTGTGGCCCACTTCCTATGCTGCGTGCTCTTGAAAATTTCTATCCGGACAAGCAAGGTTATTTATCATTTGAAGAACGTATGGGATGCGGTATTGGTGCTTGTTTTGCATGTGTATGTAAAACAACAGACAAGGTTGAAAAAGATTATATTAAAGTTTGCTCAGATGGGCCAGTATTCGCGAAAGGAGTTGTGAAGCTATGA
- a CDS encoding dihydroorotase: MIKYIQNIQMLNEQGEVVLTSITIENKIIAKIGGEQPVGAEVIDGKGCFVSPGFVDLHVHLREPGYEHKETIATGTQSAAKGGFTTICAMPNTKPVPDSVENLKLINGLIQESALVRVLPYGSLTVDEGGEKRTNIAELKKQGAIAFSDDGVGIQLSSTMYEQMQDAAKVDAVVVAHCEDNSLIYDGVMHEGKRNKELGLPGIPSICESVQIARDVLLAEAAGARYHVCHVSTKESVRAVRDAKAAGIRVTAEVCPHHLLLEEMDIPSDDANWKMNPPLRAKDDKDSLHQALLDGTIDCIATDHAPHTEKEKCCGMVGAPFGIVGFETAFPLLYTNFVATGKWTLKQLVDWMTIKPAEIFDLPYGKIEEGSSADLTIIDLNKEKKVQAEQFLSKGRNTPFNGWSAKGWPIMTIFEGNIVYEEAK, translated from the coding sequence ATGATCAAATATATTCAAAATATCCAAATGTTAAACGAACAAGGCGAAGTGGTGTTAACTTCAATAACAATTGAAAATAAAATCATTGCAAAAATTGGTGGTGAGCAACCAGTTGGTGCGGAAGTAATCGATGGTAAAGGCTGTTTTGTTTCACCAGGTTTTGTCGATCTACATGTTCATTTGCGTGAGCCTGGTTACGAACATAAAGAAACGATTGCGACGGGTACACAATCTGCTGCAAAAGGTGGGTTTACTACAATTTGTGCAATGCCTAATACAAAGCCTGTTCCAGATTCAGTTGAAAATCTCAAATTAATTAATGGATTAATTCAAGAAAGCGCACTTGTACGTGTCTTACCGTACGGCTCATTAACAGTAGACGAAGGTGGGGAAAAACGTACAAATATTGCTGAATTGAAAAAGCAAGGCGCAATTGCATTTTCAGATGACGGTGTAGGAATTCAGTTATCATCTACAATGTACGAACAAATGCAAGATGCAGCAAAAGTAGATGCTGTAGTTGTAGCACATTGTGAAGATAATTCATTAATATATGATGGAGTTATGCATGAGGGGAAACGCAATAAAGAGTTAGGGCTACCCGGTATTCCATCCATTTGTGAGTCTGTACAAATTGCAAGGGACGTACTATTAGCTGAAGCTGCAGGTGCGCGTTATCATGTATGTCACGTGTCGACGAAAGAATCAGTTCGTGCAGTTCGTGATGCAAAAGCTGCAGGTATACGAGTAACGGCTGAAGTTTGTCCGCATCATTTACTATTGGAAGAGATGGATATTCCAAGTGATGACGCGAATTGGAAAATGAACCCACCATTGCGTGCTAAAGACGATAAAGACTCATTACATCAAGCATTACTAGATGGAACTATCGATTGTATTGCGACCGATCATGCCCCACATACAGAAAAAGAAAAATGCTGTGGTATGGTAGGAGCACCCTTTGGCATTGTTGGATTTGAAACAGCATTCCCACTTCTTTATACAAACTTTGTAGCAACAGGGAAGTGGACTCTAAAACAATTAGTAGATTGGATGACGATTAAACCAGCAGAGATTTTCGACTTACCATATGGAAAGATTGAAGAAGGTTCGTCAGCTGATTTAACTATTATAGATTTAAATAAAGAGAAAAAAGTGCAAGCTGAACAATTTTTATCAAAAGGCCGTAATACTCCATTCAACGGATGGAGTGCAAAAGGTTGGCCAATAATGACAATTTTTGAAGGCAACATTGTCTATGAGGAGGCAAAATAA
- a CDS encoding dihydroorotate dehydrogenase: MSQISIQLPGLELKNPIMPASGCFGFGKEYGKLYDLSKLGAIMIKATTVEPRLGNPTPRVAETPAGMLNAIGLQNPGLEKVMSEELPWLERYDVPIIANVAGSLLEDYVEVARRVSTAPNVKALELNISCPNVKHGGITFGTDPVVARELVEAVKIVSKVPVYVKLSPNVTNIVEIAQAVEIAGADGITMINTLVGMRLDERTGKPVIANVTGGLSGPAVKPVAIRMVYEVYKAVDIPIIGMGGVTNAQDVIDFMSAGASAVAVGTANFVDPFVCPKIIEELPKKLEALGVENIKDIIGRSHRL; the protein is encoded by the coding sequence ATGAGTCAAATTAGTATCCAACTTCCAGGTCTTGAATTAAAAAATCCAATTATGCCAGCATCTGGCTGCTTTGGATTTGGAAAAGAGTATGGAAAGCTTTATGATTTGTCAAAGTTAGGTGCAATTATGATTAAGGCCACAACGGTAGAACCTCGTTTAGGTAACCCGACACCACGAGTAGCTGAAACTCCTGCTGGTATGTTGAATGCAATTGGTTTGCAAAATCCTGGTTTAGAAAAAGTGATGAGTGAAGAACTACCTTGGTTAGAGCGTTACGATGTTCCAATTATTGCAAACGTTGCAGGATCTTTATTGGAAGATTATGTAGAAGTTGCTCGCCGTGTTTCAACGGCACCAAATGTAAAAGCATTAGAATTAAACATTTCTTGTCCAAATGTAAAGCACGGTGGAATTACCTTTGGAACAGATCCAGTTGTAGCAAGAGAGTTAGTTGAAGCTGTAAAGATTGTTTCGAAAGTACCAGTATATGTCAAACTCTCGCCAAATGTAACGAATATCGTAGAAATTGCCCAAGCGGTTGAGATTGCAGGTGCTGATGGAATTACAATGATTAATACTTTAGTAGGTATGCGATTAGATGAGCGTACTGGAAAACCAGTCATTGCCAATGTAACGGGTGGTTTATCAGGACCTGCAGTTAAACCTGTAGCAATTCGAATGGTTTATGAAGTATATAAAGCGGTTGATATTCCGATTATCGGTATGGGCGGCGTGACAAATGCTCAAGACGTAATTGACTTTATGTCTGCTGGTGCATCTGCAGTTGCTGTTGGAACAGCAAATTTTGTTGACCCATTTGTATGCCCTAAAATAATAGAAGAATTACCTAAAAAATTAGAGGCGTTAGGTGTTGAAAATATTAAAGACATTATCGGAAGGAGCCACCGTTTATGA
- a CDS encoding carbamoyl phosphate synthase small subunit: MKKRMLILEDGTVFNGIAFGSDRASQGEVVFTTGMTGYQETLSDPSFYGQIVTFTYPLIGNYGINRDDFESINPAIRGMVCRELAKQPSNFRSDISLNDYLTSKDIPGIEGIDTRKLTRIIRSKGAVRAILTEADAEVDIDGIVSHLQSTPHLTNHVREVSPKAAYPSPGRGKRVVLMDFGMKHGILRELNKRDCDVLVVPYNTSAEQILAWHPDGIMLSNGPGDPADVTEGIETIRNLIGKVPIFGICLGHQLFALASGAKSFKLPFGHRGANHPVKDLRTGRTELTSQNHGYAIDAESLIGTDLEVTHVALNDGTVEGLRHTKYPVFTVQYHPEASPGPEDSNHLFDEFIELMEAHAGKEKQHA, translated from the coding sequence ATGAAAAAACGTATGTTAATTTTAGAAGACGGCACAGTATTTAATGGTATCGCATTTGGTAGTGATCGCGCTTCTCAAGGGGAAGTCGTGTTTACTACAGGAATGACTGGATATCAAGAAACATTATCTGATCCTTCTTTCTATGGACAAATTGTAACTTTTACTTATCCGTTAATCGGAAATTACGGAATTAACCGTGATGATTTCGAATCTATTAACCCAGCAATTCGCGGGATGGTATGTAGAGAACTAGCAAAACAACCATCGAATTTCCGATCTGACATTTCATTAAATGACTACCTAACATCAAAAGATATTCCTGGTATTGAAGGTATAGATACTCGCAAATTAACTCGTATTATCCGTTCAAAAGGTGCAGTTCGTGCAATTTTAACGGAAGCTGATGCTGAGGTAGATATAGATGGAATTGTAAGTCATTTACAATCAACCCCACATCTAACAAACCATGTACGTGAAGTATCACCGAAGGCAGCGTATCCAAGTCCAGGCCGTGGTAAGCGTGTTGTGCTAATGGATTTTGGTATGAAGCATGGTATTTTACGAGAATTAAATAAACGTGATTGTGACGTTTTAGTTGTTCCATATAATACATCTGCGGAACAAATTTTAGCATGGCATCCAGACGGCATTATGCTTTCAAATGGACCTGGAGACCCAGCTGATGTAACGGAAGGTATTGAAACCATTCGTAATTTAATCGGAAAAGTGCCAATTTTCGGTATTTGCTTAGGTCATCAATTATTCGCATTAGCAAGTGGTGCAAAAAGCTTTAAATTACCATTCGGACACCGTGGCGCTAACCATCCAGTAAAAGATTTACGCACTGGACGTACAGAACTAACTTCTCAAAACCATGGGTATGCCATCGATGCAGAATCGCTAATTGGAACTGACTTAGAAGTAACTCATGTAGCTTTAAACGATGGTACAGTGGAAGGGTTACGACATACGAAATATCCTGTGTTTACAGTGCAATATCACCCAGAAGCATCACCTGGGCCAGAAGATTCAAATCACTTGTTTGATGAATTTATCGAATTAATGGAAGCTCATGCAGGGAAGGAGAAACAACATGCCTAA
- a CDS encoding response regulator transcription factor, which translates to MINTIDEIKGHLEKKNTKPYLLSEKDIKPFFDVLNANVKRSRLNITMIFIEAFSLAKEPNSNNYSSEVENQIINFLISNTRSTDMIFKMHTQMQWGIILIQNVENDAIAFLKRIFSKIKSENPSFYINSKYVLTGTVAEIKNGKLTFEELIQVKNYTLNSKSYPWEIIILPYYKKPLVQKIKVSIVDDNEVFRDMLKMNIQQMKFEFIEVEVQSFKDGLEFLQSDWYVSNHNHIVMINDILPRKNGLEVLHTLRQMPNQKKFIVYMMTIRKNQSDMLNAYESGVDEYLVKPFDIRLFKAQLKRTLTRLLE; encoded by the coding sequence ATGATTAATACTATTGACGAAATAAAGGGTCATTTAGAAAAAAAGAACACTAAACCATATCTATTGTCAGAAAAAGATATAAAACCTTTTTTTGATGTACTTAATGCAAATGTTAAAAGGTCTCGTTTAAACATAACAATGATCTTTATAGAAGCGTTCTCATTAGCGAAAGAACCAAATAGTAACAATTATTCTAGTGAAGTAGAAAATCAAATTATTAATTTTTTAATTTCAAACACACGAAGTACAGATATGATATTTAAAATGCATACCCAAATGCAATGGGGGATAATATTAATCCAAAATGTCGAAAACGATGCCATAGCATTTTTGAAAAGGATATTTAGTAAAATCAAATCTGAGAACCCTAGTTTTTATATTAATAGTAAATATGTGTTAACAGGTACGGTTGCGGAAATAAAGAATGGGAAACTAACTTTTGAAGAGCTTATTCAGGTTAAGAATTATACTCTTAATAGTAAAAGTTATCCTTGGGAAATAATAATTTTACCGTATTACAAAAAACCTCTAGTTCAGAAAATCAAAGTTAGCATTGTTGATGACAATGAAGTTTTCAGAGATATGTTAAAAATGAATATTCAACAAATGAAGTTCGAATTCATTGAAGTTGAAGTTCAATCATTTAAAGATGGTTTAGAGTTTCTGCAATCCGATTGGTATGTTTCTAATCATAATCATATTGTCATGATAAACGATATTTTACCAAGAAAAAATGGATTAGAAGTACTCCATACATTAAGGCAAATGCCAAATCAAAAGAAGTTTATTGTTTATATGATGACTATACGCAAAAATCAAAGTGATATGCTCAATGCCTATGAAAGTGGTGTAGATGAATATTTAGTAAAACCTTTTGATATTAGATTATTCAAAGCCCAATTAAAGAGAACGTTAACGAGGTTGTTAGAATGA
- the carB gene encoding carbamoyl-phosphate synthase large subunit, whose translation MPKRTDIETILVIGSGPIIIGQAAEFDYAGTQACLSLKEEGYKVILINSNPATIMTDTEIADKVYIEPISLEFVSRILRKERPDAILPTLGGQTGLNMAIELNNSGILDELGIEILGTKLDAIHKAEDRDLFRNLMFELGAPVPESDIIHNLSEAKAFVERIGYPVIVRPAFTLGGTGGGICNNDQELEEIVQSGLKYSPVTQCLLEKSIAGYKEIEYEVMRDSKDNAIVVCNMENFDPVGIHTGDSIVVAPSQTLSDREYQMLRNISLDIIRALKIEGGCNVQLALDPNSFNYYVIEVNPRVSRSSALASKATGYPIAKLAAKIAVGLTLDEIINPVTGSTYADFEPALDYIVAKIPRWPFDKFESAKRNLGTQMKATGEVMALGRNFEEAILKAVRSLETGQVHLELKHADENSDNWIEKRIRKAGDERLFFIGEALRRGVTIEQIHEWSQIDLWFLNKLQNIIDMEKTLSENKNDVEILRQAKRIGFADKKVAELWETTPEEIYALRKAENIIPVYKMVDTCAAEFESTTPYYYGTYEEENESIVTEKPSVVVLGSGPIRIGQGVEFDYATVHSVWAIQEAGYEAIIINSNPETVSTDFSISDKLYFEPLTIEDVMHIIDLEKPIGVVVQFGGQTAINLADKLAANGVKILGTSLEDIDRAENRDKFEQALRDLDIPQPAGETAVSTEEALAIGKKLGFPVLVRPSYVLGGRAMEIVYNEQELEHYMENAVEASPDHPVLVDRYLTGQEIEVDAICDGENVLIPGIMEHVERAGVHSGDSISVYPPQKLTEEQKATLVDYTTRLAKGLGIIGLMNIQYVLSKGDIFVIEVNPRSSRTVPFLSKITNIPMANIATKAILGQSIVEQGYPTGLAKEQKGVFVKVPVFSFAKLRRVDITLGPEMKSTGEVMGKDATFEKALYKGFVASGMEIKPHGTVLFTVSDKDKKEAILLAKRFNTVGYRIMATEGTAQVFAEAGIHADVVGKIGSKEKTLLEVIQNGEAQLVINTLTKGKQPARDGFRIRRESVENGVPCLTSLDTAEAMLEVIESMTFTAEEMPKAGVVH comes from the coding sequence ATGCCTAAACGTACAGATATCGAAACAATTTTAGTAATCGGATCAGGTCCAATCATCATCGGTCAAGCAGCAGAATTTGACTACGCTGGAACACAAGCTTGTCTTTCATTAAAAGAAGAAGGCTACAAAGTGATTCTAATTAACTCTAACCCTGCTACCATCATGACGGATACGGAGATTGCAGACAAAGTATATATTGAGCCAATTTCCCTAGAGTTTGTATCACGAATATTAAGAAAAGAACGTCCAGATGCAATCCTTCCAACACTTGGAGGACAGACTGGTTTAAATATGGCAATTGAATTAAACAATTCAGGCATTTTAGATGAATTAGGAATTGAAATTTTAGGTACGAAGTTAGATGCAATCCATAAAGCGGAAGACCGTGACTTATTCCGTAACTTAATGTTCGAATTAGGTGCACCAGTTCCGGAATCGGATATTATTCACAACTTATCAGAAGCAAAAGCTTTTGTTGAAAGAATAGGTTATCCGGTAATTGTACGTCCAGCATTTACTTTAGGTGGTACAGGTGGAGGTATTTGTAACAATGATCAGGAATTGGAGGAAATTGTACAAAGTGGTTTAAAATACAGCCCTGTAACTCAATGTTTACTTGAAAAATCAATTGCTGGTTATAAAGAAATTGAGTATGAAGTAATGCGTGACTCAAAAGATAACGCGATTGTTGTATGTAACATGGAAAACTTCGATCCAGTAGGTATTCACACTGGTGACTCTATCGTAGTTGCACCATCACAAACATTATCTGACCGTGAATATCAAATGTTACGTAATATTTCTTTAGATATCATTCGTGCACTAAAAATTGAAGGTGGATGTAACGTACAGTTAGCGCTTGATCCAAATAGCTTTAATTATTACGTAATTGAAGTCAACCCACGTGTATCACGTTCATCAGCATTAGCATCTAAAGCAACTGGTTATCCAATTGCTAAGCTTGCAGCAAAAATTGCTGTTGGTCTAACATTAGATGAAATTATCAACCCTGTAACAGGTTCAACTTATGCAGACTTCGAACCGGCACTTGACTATATTGTAGCTAAAATTCCACGTTGGCCATTCGATAAGTTCGAATCTGCAAAACGTAATTTAGGTACACAAATGAAAGCTACTGGAGAAGTGATGGCTTTAGGTCGTAATTTTGAAGAAGCCATACTAAAAGCAGTACGTTCATTAGAAACGGGTCAAGTTCATTTGGAACTAAAGCATGCAGATGAGAATTCAGATAATTGGATTGAAAAGCGTATTCGTAAAGCAGGTGACGAACGTCTATTCTTCATCGGTGAAGCACTTCGTCGCGGTGTTACAATTGAACAAATACATGAATGGTCTCAAATCGATTTATGGTTCTTAAATAAGCTTCAAAACATTATCGATATGGAAAAAACGCTTAGCGAAAATAAAAACGATGTAGAAATCTTACGCCAAGCTAAACGAATTGGATTTGCAGACAAAAAGGTTGCAGAGCTTTGGGAAACAACGCCAGAAGAAATCTATGCACTCCGTAAAGCAGAAAATATTATACCAGTATATAAGATGGTAGATACATGTGCTGCTGAATTCGAATCGACAACACCATATTACTATGGTACTTACGAAGAAGAAAACGAGTCAATTGTTACAGAAAAACCATCTGTAGTTGTTCTTGGTTCAGGTCCAATTCGTATTGGCCAAGGTGTAGAGTTTGATTATGCAACAGTACACTCTGTATGGGCAATTCAAGAAGCTGGCTACGAAGCAATCATTATTAACTCTAATCCTGAAACAGTTTCAACGGACTTCTCTATTTCCGATAAGTTGTATTTCGAACCATTAACAATTGAAGATGTCATGCATATTATTGACTTGGAGAAACCGATTGGTGTGGTTGTACAATTCGGTGGTCAAACAGCCATTAACCTGGCAGATAAATTAGCGGCAAATGGAGTGAAAATTCTAGGTACTAGTCTAGAGGATATCGATCGTGCTGAAAATCGTGATAAATTCGAGCAAGCTTTACGAGATTTGGATATTCCTCAACCAGCAGGGGAAACGGCAGTTTCAACAGAAGAGGCACTTGCCATTGGTAAAAAATTAGGATTCCCAGTGCTTGTTCGACCATCTTACGTACTTGGTGGTCGTGCGATGGAGATTGTGTACAATGAACAAGAATTAGAACACTATATGGAAAATGCTGTAGAAGCTTCACCAGATCATCCTGTTCTAGTTGACCGCTATTTAACTGGTCAAGAAATTGAAGTTGATGCAATCTGTGATGGTGAGAATGTCTTAATTCCAGGCATTATGGAACACGTGGAACGTGCTGGCGTTCACTCAGGAGATTCAATTTCTGTATACCCACCGCAAAAACTAACGGAAGAACAAAAAGCAACATTAGTGGATTATACAACTCGTTTAGCAAAAGGACTAGGAATCATCGGATTAATGAATATCCAGTATGTACTTTCGAAAGGTGACATTTTCGTTATTGAAGTGAACCCACGTTCAAGCCGTACAGTACCATTCCTAAGTAAAATTACAAATATCCCAATGGCGAATATTGCAACGAAAGCAATTCTTGGTCAATCCATTGTGGAGCAAGGTTATCCGACTGGTCTTGCAAAAGAACAAAAAGGAGTATTTGTCAAAGTTCCTGTATTTAGCTTTGCAAAACTTCGTCGTGTAGATATTACGCTTGGACCTGAAATGAAATCGACAGGTGAAGTAATGGGGAAAGATGCAACATTTGAAAAAGCTTTATACAAAGGCTTTGTAGCAAGTGGAATGGAAATTAAACCACATGGCACAGTTCTGTTCACTGTCTCTGATAAAGATAAAAAAGAAGCAATTCTTTTAGCTAAACGTTTCAATACTGTTGGGTACCGTATTATGGCGACAGAAGGAACTGCACAAGTTTTTGCTGAAGCAGGCATACATGCAGATGTTGTAGGCAAAATTGGATCAAAAGAAAAAACATTACTTGAAGTGATTCAAAATGGTGAAGCACAGTTAGTGATTAACACATTAACAAAAGGTAAACAACCTGCTCGTGATGGTTTCCGTATCCGCCGTGAATCTGTTGAAAATGGGGTCCCATGTTTAACATCACTAGATACTGCTGAAGCTATGTTAGAAGTCATTGAATCGATGACATTTACAGCTGAAGAAATGCCAAAAGCGGGGGTAGTACATTAA
- the pyrE gene encoding orotate phosphoribosyltransferase, whose amino-acid sequence MSIQNEIAHALLKVGAVELNPTNLFTWASGIKSPIYCDTRLTISDPVARKQIANGLAQSIKEFFPDTEVVAGTATAGIPHAAWVSDVLDLPMVYVRSKAKEHGRGNQIEGRIAVGQKVVVIEDIISTGGSSITAVEALRQAGCEVVGVVCVYTYNLPRAEKAFDEIGVRYVSLTNFDYLIEAATESGTISEDQIPFLKDWHADLKEGKL is encoded by the coding sequence ATGTCAATCCAAAACGAAATCGCACATGCTTTATTAAAAGTAGGTGCAGTTGAATTAAATCCAACCAATTTATTTACATGGGCTTCAGGAATTAAATCACCTATTTATTGCGATACACGTCTAACAATTTCTGATCCAGTTGCACGTAAGCAAATTGCGAATGGACTAGCTCAATCCATTAAAGAATTTTTCCCAGATACAGAAGTTGTCGCAGGAACTGCTACGGCTGGTATTCCGCACGCTGCGTGGGTTTCAGATGTACTAGATCTACCAATGGTATACGTTCGTTCAAAAGCAAAAGAACACGGTCGTGGTAATCAAATCGAAGGTCGAATTGCAGTAGGGCAAAAAGTAGTTGTAATAGAAGATATCATTTCAACAGGTGGTTCCTCAATTACTGCTGTTGAAGCGCTACGTCAAGCTGGTTGTGAAGTTGTAGGTGTTGTATGCGTTTATACATACAATTTGCCAAGAGCGGAAAAAGCATTCGATGAAATTGGTGTTAGGTACGTTAGTTTAACCAACTTTGACTACTTAATTGAAGCAGCTACTGAATCAGGCACAATTTCTGAAGATCAAATTCCGTTTTTAAAAGATTGGCATGCAGATCTTAAAGAAGGTAAATTATAA